A stretch of DNA from Cellulomonas xiejunii:
CCGCGATGGCGCCGCCGTACGGGTTGACGCGCGGGTCGTCGTCGGCGATGCCGAACGCGTCGAGGAACGACAGCACCTGGACCGCGAACGCCTCGTTGATCTCGATCAGCCCGATGTCGTCGATCGTCAGCCCGGCACGCTCGAGCGCCTTGTGGGTCGCAGGCACCGGGCCCAGGCCCATGACCTCGGGCTCGACGCCGGCGTAGGCGAACGACACCAGGCGCATGCGCACCGGCAGACCGAGCTCCACGGCGACGTCCTCGGCAGCCAGCAGGCACGCGGCCGCGCCGTCGGTCAGCGGGGCGGACGTGCCGGCGGTGACCCGTCCACCGGGCCGGAACGGCGTCGGCAGGGCGGCGATCGCCTCGACCGTGGTGCCGGGGCGCGGGGGCTCGTCCGCGGTGGCCAGGCCCCAGCCGTGCTCCGGGTCGCGCAGCGCGACGGGCACGAGGTCCGGCTCGATGTGCCCGGCGGCGAGGGCGGCGGCGTACCTCTCCTGGCTGGCGACGCCGTACGCGTCGGCGCGCTCGCGCGTCAGGGCCGGGAAACGGTCGTGCAGGTTCTCCGCGGTCACCCCCATGTTCAGCGCGTCGGGCGCCACCAGCCGCTCGGCGAGGAACCGCGGGTTCGGGTCGGCGTCGAAGCCCATGGGGTGGTGACCCATGTGCTCGACGCCGCCTGCGATGGTGACGTCCTGCGCGCCGAAACCGATCGCGGCGGCCGTCGTCGTCACGGCCGTCATGGCACCCGCGCACATGCGGTCGATCGCGAACCCGGGGACCGTCGCCGGCAGGCCCGCGAGCATCGCGACCGTGCGGCCGAGCGTCAGTCCCTGGTCGCCCTGCTGGGTCGTGGCTGCCAGCGCCACGTCGTCGACGCGCTCGGCGGGCAGCTGCGGGTGGCGGCGCAGCAGCTCCCGGACGGTCTTGACGGCCAGGTCGTCGGCGCGCGTGTGCGCGTACAGGCCGTCCTTCCGGGCGCGGCCGAACGGGGTGCGTACCCCGTCGACGAAGACGACACGGCGGGCGGCGGGCACCCGGGCGTCGGGGTGGGACGTGATCGGCATCGGTCCTCCTGGGGGACGGCGGTGTCCGGGGGAGCGGCGCGCAGCGCTGCGCGGGGTGCGTGGGCAGGGACCATCGTCCCTGGACAGGCGAAGTTACTCAAGAGTAACTAGCGGCGCAAGACGGCCGCGTCCCCGGCGGACCTCAGGAGTCGGCGAGCTCCGTCGCCAGACGTCCGGCGAGCAGCTCGACCTGCCACGCGCGCGCACCACCTGCCGTCATCGCCGCAGCGATGCCGGCCTCGTCCGCCGGCCTGGGCGGCGACCAGCACAGACGCCGCAGCAGGTCGGGCTGCACCAGGTTCTCCACCGGGACGGTGTGCTCCAGCGAGAGGTCCGCGACGAGCGCGCGGGCTGCCGCGAGCCGGCGCGCTGCGGCGGGGTCGCGGTCGGCCCACACGCGGGCCGGCGGCGGTCCGTCGGTCGCAGGACCTCGCGCGCTGGGCAGCTCGTCGTCGGGCAGCGCGACGGCACGGTCGATCGCCGACTGCCACAGCGCGGCCCGCCGACGCGTCCCCTTGCCCGCGAAGGGCGGCAGCGCGACCAGCTGCCCCACCGTGCGGGGCAGCGCCTGGGCCGCCGCGACGATCGCAGCGTCGGGCAGGACACGGCCGGGGGAGATGTCGCGCTCGCGGGCGTTGCGGTCACGCGTCGCGTACAGCTCGCGGACGACGGCGAGGCGCCGCCTGTCGCGGACGTTGTGGAGGCCGGAGACCCGCCGCCACGGCTCGGCACGGGGAGCCGCCGGCGGCGCCGTCCGGACCGCCTCGAACTCCTGGCGCGCCCACTCCGCCTTCCCCGACACGGCGAGCCGCTCGGCCAGCACCTGCCGGACCTCGACCAGCACCTCCACGTCGAGGGCGGCGTACCGCAGCCACTCCGCCGGCAGGGGGCGGGTCGACCAGTCCACGGCGGAGTGCTCCTTGGCCAGCCCCAGCCCCAGCGTGTCGGCGACGACCGCGGCGAGCCCGACGCGCTCCATGCCCAGCAGCCGCGCCGCGAGCTCGGTGTCGAAGACGCGGGACGGGTGCATGCCCTGCTCCGCGAGACCCGGCAGGTCCTGGGAGGCCGCGTGCAGCACCCACTCGACGCCGACGAGAGCATCCGACAGGGCGGACAGGTCCGGCAGTGCGATCGGGTCGATGAGGGCCGTACCCGCGTCCTCACGCCGCAGCTGCACGAGGTAGGTGCGCTGCCCGTAGCGGTAGCCGGACGCCCGCTCGGCATCGACGGCGACCGGGCCGGTCCCCGCGGCGAACGCCGCGATCGTCGCCTCGAGCGCCGCCGGCGTGGCGACGACGGCCGGGACGCCGTCCGCGGGTTCGAGCAACGGGACGACGACGGGCTCTGTCACGTCAGGGCGCTCGTCCGCACCTGTGGTGTCCCGCGACGCCTCGGCCTTCATGCCCACAACCGTAGGCGACTGCGGCGGTGCCTCCGTGCAGCCGCGGGGCGCGTCGTGCGTGCCGCGACACGGGCGCCCGTCCGCACGGGCGTCGACGTCATGCCCGCTGCGACCACCTGCGACCGGTCCGTCGGGACGTTCAGTCGATCATCCGGGTGCGGATCGCGATGGCGACCAGCTCCGCCCGGTCGCCCGTGCCGAGCTTGCGCGAGATGCGCGCGAGGTGGCTCTTGACCGTGAGGGCCGACAGGCCCAGCTCCTCGCCGATGAGACGGTTCGTGCGCCCCTCGGCGACACGCGCCAGCACGCTGAGCTCGCGCGCGCTGAGCTCGGCGGTCGGCAGCGACGGCGCGGGTGCCTGGCGCTGCGGGGCGGCTGACGCCTCCGTCGTGCTGGCGACGCCCCCACGCAGCCCGCCGGCGAGCAGCGTGCGCAGCTCCTGACGGCCGGCGCGCCGAGCGAGCACCACCACGCGGTGGGCGCCCCGCCGGCGCAGGGCCCGGACCAGGGTCTCGCCCTCACCGTCGGCGATCTGCGTGACGACCACGCACATGGGGTGACGGGCGGGGCCGGTGGTCGGGGTCATGCGCCGCGTCGTGGGCAGGGCGGCGACGCCCGGCGCCCGACGTGCCGGGAGGTCTCGGACGTCGCGTCGAAGAGGCTCGATGGTCACGTCCGGTGCATCGGCAGCGGTGGCGACGGACTTGAGCCGGTGCATGAGCGCCCTCAGCGGCGCGGGAGCGGCACGACGCCCTCGGGCAGCGGCGGCAGACCCGCGGCCGTGCACATCAGGGTCGACCAGGCCGTCAGGTGCGGTCCGAGCTGCTCGTCCCAGGACGTCCACGACGCGCGGATCTCCAGCTCGGTCTGCTCGTCGCGCCGGTCGAGCGCGCCGAAGCTCTGCGACAGCACGCGCGTCACGGTGCCGCCGGCCGCGTGCGGGTCGACGCCCGCCGACGCCAGCGCGTCGCGGAACCACGACCACGCGACCTCCGCGAGCAGGGGGTCCGCACCGACCTCGGCCTCGAGGCTCGCCCGCACGAGCGTGACGAGCCGGAACGACCCCTCCCACGCCTCCTGGCCCTCGGGGTCGTACAGCACGACGAAGCGCCCCGAGGCCAGGTCCTCCGCGGCGACCGAACGACGTGCGGTCCGGACCTCGGCCGTGAGCGCAGCCGAGAACGGCGCGATCCGGGCGGGACCGGGTACCTCGTCGAGCACGATCTCGGGCCGCAGGGGTACACCACGCAGTGAACGCAGGGCACGGACGAACTCGGCGGGGACGTCCTCGGGTCCGGCTGGGGTCACGCGGCGAGCGTACGGTGACGCCGCGCGTCTCGGTCCCCGGCACGCCGACGGCGCGCGGCCCTGCGCGCACTAGGCTCGTCGACGCATCCGCACGTCTCGCTCGTGCCGGTGCCGGCCCCCAGGCGCGGCACCGCCACACGGTGTCGCGTGCTCACCCGGCATGAAGGAGCGCTCTGTGATGTCAGTCCCGTCGTCGGCCGTCGGAACCGCGCAGATCGGCGTCACCGGGTTGGCCGTCATGGGCCGCAACCTGGCCCGCAACTTCGCGCGGCACGGGTACACGGTCGCCGTCCACAACCGCACGTACGCGCGCACGCAGTCGCTGGTCGCCGACCACGCGAGCGACGGCACGTTCGTCCCGTCGGAGTCGATGGCGGACTTCGTGGCGTCCCTCGCGCGGCCGCGCAAGGTCGTCGTCATGGTGCAGGCCGGTGCCCCGACCGACGCCGTGATCGACGAGCTCGTGCCGCTGCTGGAGCCCGGTGACATCGTCGTGGACGCCGGCAACGCGCACTTCCCCGACACGATCCGCCGGGAGGCGGCCCTGCGCGACAAGGGCCTGCACTTCGTGGGCACGGGTGTGTCGGGCGGCGAGGAGGGTGCGCTCAACGGCCCGTCGATCATGCCCGGCGGGACGACGGAGTCCTACGAGTCGCTGGGCCCGATCCTCGAGGCGATCTCGGCGAAGGTCGACGGCGTGCCGTGCTGCACGCACGTCGGGCCTGACGGAGCCGGGCACTTCGTCAAGATGGTGCACAACGGCATCGAGTACGCCGACATGCAGCTCATCGCCGAGGCGTACGACCTGCTCCGCAGCGGCCTCGGTGCGTCCGCGCCGGAGATCGGTGAGGTCTTCGCGGCGTGGAACACCGGTGACCTGGAGTCGTTCCTCATCGAGGTGACCGCCGAGGTCCTCGCGCACACCGACGCCGCGACCGGGCGCCCGTTCGTCGACGTCGTCGCCGACGCCGCCGAGCAGAAGGGCACCGGCCGCTGGACCGTCCAGAACGGCCTCGAGCTGGGCGTGCCGATCACCGGCATCGCCGAGGCCACGTTCGCACGGGCGCTGTCCGGCTCCGCGCCGCAGCGCGCTGCCGCACGCGGCGTCCTGCCGGCCGACACCCTGGCGTGGAACATCCCCGACCCCGGCGCGTTCATGGAGGACGTCCGCCTGGCGCTGTACGCGTCGAAGGTCGTGGCCTACTCGCAGGGCTTCGACCAGATCGCGGCCGCCAGCGCGCAGTACGGCTGGGACATCGACCGGGGTGCGATGGCACGGATCTGGCGGGGCGGCTGCATCATCCGCGCCAAGTTCCTCGACCGCATCACGCAGGCGTACGAGCGCGACCCGAACCTGCCGCTGCTCCTGGCGGACCCGTACTTCACGGCGGCCGTCGCGAACGGCGTCGCCGCGTGGCGTCGTGTCGTGTCCGCTGCGGCCGCGCACGGCGTCCCGACGCCCGCCTTCTCGTCGTCCCTCGCGTACTACGACGGCGTGCGCGCCGAGCGGCTGCCCGCCAACCTCATCCAGGCGCAGCGGGACTTCTTCGGTGCGCACACGTACCGCCGCACGGACCGCGACGGGACCTTCCACACGGACTGGTCCGGCGACCGCGCCGAGCAGACCTGGTGAGCCGGCGCACGGGGGCACAGGTCCCCGCGCCGCGGCTGCAGCCGGTCGTCCTGGGCGGCGACGTGGGTGCGTACTCGCTGGCGCGCACGTTCCACGAGGCGTACGGCGTGCGCTCGGTCGTGGTGTCGTCGGTCTCGACGGGCCTCGTGCGGCACTCCCGGATCCTCGAGAACGTCGTGGAACCGGGGATCGACGACGGGCCGACCGTGGTCCGACGCCTGCGGGAGGTCGCGGAGCAGCACCCCGGCACCGACCGGGTGCTGCTCGGCAGCGCCGACTGGCTGGTCCGCACGATCGTCGAGAACCGCGCGCAGCTCGAGGACCTCTACACGATCCCGTACGTCGACGTGGCGACGCTCGACCGGGTCACGGACAAGGTGCTCTTCGGCGAGCTCTGCGCCGAGCTCGGCATCGACCACCCCGCGACCGTCGTGCACGACGTGCAGGGCGGTGGCACGCCGGACACCTCGGCGCTGCGCTTCCCGGTGATCGCCAAGGCCGCGGACACCGCGGCGTACCACCTGGTCGAGTTCCCGGGGAAGAAGAAGGTCTTCACCGTCGACTCGCCCGCGCAGCTCGCCGACCTGCTCGCCCGCGTG
This window harbors:
- a CDS encoding thiolase family protein, whose translation is MPITSHPDARVPAARRVVFVDGVRTPFGRARKDGLYAHTRADDLAVKTVRELLRRHPQLPAERVDDVALAATTQQGDQGLTLGRTVAMLAGLPATVPGFAIDRMCAGAMTAVTTTAAAIGFGAQDVTIAGGVEHMGHHPMGFDADPNPRFLAERLVAPDALNMGVTAENLHDRFPALTRERADAYGVASQERYAAALAAGHIEPDLVPVALRDPEHGWGLATADEPPRPGTTVEAIAALPTPFRPGGRVTAGTSAPLTDGAAACLLAAEDVAVELGLPVRMRLVSFAYAGVEPEVMGLGPVPATHKALERAGLTIDDIGLIEINEAFAVQVLSFLDAFGIADDDPRVNPYGGAIAVGHPLASSGVRLMTQLARQFEQHPEVRYGITTMCVGLGQGGTVVWENPSFDAEEAAR
- a CDS encoding HRDC domain-containing protein: MKAEASRDTTGADERPDVTEPVVVPLLEPADGVPAVVATPAALEATIAAFAAGTGPVAVDAERASGYRYGQRTYLVQLRREDAGTALIDPIALPDLSALSDALVGVEWVLHAASQDLPGLAEQGMHPSRVFDTELAARLLGMERVGLAAVVADTLGLGLAKEHSAVDWSTRPLPAEWLRYAALDVEVLVEVRQVLAERLAVSGKAEWARQEFEAVRTAPPAAPRAEPWRRVSGLHNVRDRRRLAVVRELYATRDRNARERDISPGRVLPDAAIVAAAQALPRTVGQLVALPPFAGKGTRRRAALWQSAIDRAVALPDDELPSARGPATDGPPPARVWADRDPAAARRLAAARALVADLSLEHTVPVENLVQPDLLRRLCWSPPRPADEAGIAAAMTAGGARAWQVELLAGRLATELADS
- a CDS encoding LuxR C-terminal-related transcriptional regulator; this encodes MTPTTGPARHPMCVVVTQIADGEGETLVRALRRRGAHRVVVLARRAGRQELRTLLAGGLRGGVASTTEASAAPQRQAPAPSLPTAELSARELSVLARVAEGRTNRLIGEELGLSALTVKSHLARISRKLGTGDRAELVAIAIRTRMID
- a CDS encoding DUF3000 domain-containing protein, producing MTPAGPEDVPAEFVRALRSLRGVPLRPEIVLDEVPGPARIAPFSAALTAEVRTARRSVAAEDLASGRFVVLYDPEGQEAWEGSFRLVTLVRASLEAEVGADPLLAEVAWSWFRDALASAGVDPHAAGGTVTRVLSQSFGALDRRDEQTELEIRASWTSWDEQLGPHLTAWSTLMCTAAGLPPLPEGVVPLPRR
- the gndA gene encoding NADP-dependent phosphogluconate dehydrogenase → MSVPSSAVGTAQIGVTGLAVMGRNLARNFARHGYTVAVHNRTYARTQSLVADHASDGTFVPSESMADFVASLARPRKVVVMVQAGAPTDAVIDELVPLLEPGDIVVDAGNAHFPDTIRREAALRDKGLHFVGTGVSGGEEGALNGPSIMPGGTTESYESLGPILEAISAKVDGVPCCTHVGPDGAGHFVKMVHNGIEYADMQLIAEAYDLLRSGLGASAPEIGEVFAAWNTGDLESFLIEVTAEVLAHTDAATGRPFVDVVADAAEQKGTGRWTVQNGLELGVPITGIAEATFARALSGSAPQRAAARGVLPADTLAWNIPDPGAFMEDVRLALYASKVVAYSQGFDQIAAASAQYGWDIDRGAMARIWRGGCIIRAKFLDRITQAYERDPNLPLLLADPYFTAAVANGVAAWRRVVSAAAAHGVPTPAFSSSLAYYDGVRAERLPANLIQAQRDFFGAHTYRRTDRDGTFHTDWSGDRAEQTW